From one Pedobacter faecalis genomic stretch:
- a CDS encoding HEPN domain-containing protein yields the protein MKKQKPGAGLPSPEKALSAELKAMVDLVISRYKMEKIVCFGSITNNIEHHSCFTEYTGSEGNPWPQNSYSLLLIPSAQEIMADIVIQMQAEESLKHIAQATVLVHRMEEINNALMNGSSFFTTIYKKGTLLYDQGKELFVAPAAGEAVSKRILKRELFWQQWYKLSDGFLKGAVFYKRGELKNLSVYMLYQALLHCYSGMLRVLTGYRTNTNGLRRLMRLVDHILPESSFAGGLKTPEDGRLTALLLKGIGEARYDETFQISDYELSLIIRRVEEILSKGNVACLQHIEEIKGGVRPYMS from the coding sequence ATGAAAAAACAAAAACCGGGAGCCGGGCTCCCATCTCCGGAAAAAGCTTTGTCGGCCGAACTAAAGGCCATGGTAGATCTTGTTATTTCAAGGTATAAAATGGAAAAAATCGTCTGTTTTGGCAGCATTACGAACAACATTGAGCACCACAGCTGTTTCACCGAATACACCGGCAGTGAGGGGAACCCGTGGCCGCAAAACAGCTATTCCCTGTTGCTGATACCTTCCGCACAGGAGATCATGGCAGATATTGTTATACAGATGCAGGCAGAAGAAAGCCTGAAGCACATTGCGCAGGCTACCGTACTGGTGCACCGCATGGAAGAGATCAACAACGCGCTGATGAATGGAAGTTCATTTTTTACAACGATCTATAAAAAAGGGACCCTGCTTTACGATCAGGGCAAGGAACTGTTCGTTGCTCCCGCAGCAGGCGAAGCGGTCAGCAAACGCATTTTAAAAAGGGAACTGTTCTGGCAGCAGTGGTACAAATTATCTGACGGTTTTCTGAAGGGAGCAGTATTTTATAAACGAGGTGAGCTGAAAAATCTTTCCGTTTACATGCTTTACCAGGCCCTGCTGCATTGCTATTCCGGCATGCTCCGGGTGCTTACTGGCTACCGTACCAACACCAACGGGCTACGCCGCTTAATGAGGCTGGTTGACCACATCCTGCCCGAATCCTCTTTTGCAGGCGGTCTCAAAACACCGGAAGACGGGCGCCTGACCGCCTTGCTGCTTAAAGGCATCGGCGAGGCACGTTACGACGAAACCTTCCAGATTTCCGATTATGAACTATCGCTCATTATTCGACGCGTAGAAGAAATACTCTCTAAGGGCAACGTTGCCTGTCTTCAGCATATCGAAGAGATCAAAGGCGGCGTTCGCCCCTACATGTCCTGA
- a CDS encoding XRE family transcriptional regulator, with translation MKQPDSEDNNFGARLRAVRQAKQMTLEQFYRPVTDHISNCSAIENGKRKIGKRLSKDIIDYHHINPEWLKTGLGDMFAERPGSEDTTASQENPGVPYLNVDLSEISVDGFDQLRESPEYYVNFRPFNDCDAYLPIYGDSMYPRYASGEIIVIREVTNYDVLQWGEAYLVVTDERANNMSTVKLVFEHPDEDRLVLRASNPNYRGDMVIEKRFIRNMFIIKGKVTRNQL, from the coding sequence GTGAAACAACCTGATTCAGAGGATAATAATTTTGGTGCACGCTTACGTGCCGTACGCCAGGCTAAGCAAATGACGCTGGAGCAGTTTTACCGCCCGGTTACTGATCACATCAGCAATTGCTCTGCAATTGAAAACGGAAAACGGAAGATAGGGAAGCGTTTGTCAAAAGATATTATTGATTATCATCACATCAATCCCGAATGGCTTAAAACGGGGCTGGGTGATATGTTTGCAGAAAGACCCGGGAGTGAAGACACGACCGCGTCACAGGAGAATCCCGGTGTGCCTTATTTAAACGTCGACCTCTCCGAGATTTCCGTCGACGGCTTTGATCAGCTCAGGGAAAGTCCGGAGTACTACGTTAACTTCCGGCCCTTTAATGATTGTGATGCTTACCTGCCTATTTATGGCGACAGCATGTATCCCAGATATGCCAGCGGGGAAATCATTGTCATCCGGGAAGTGACCAACTACGATGTCCTGCAGTGGGGTGAGGCCTACCTAGTCGTAACCGATGAACGGGCAAACAACATGTCTACAGTGAAGTTGGTATTCGAACATCCCGATGAAGACAGGCTGGTGCTCCGGGCATCAAATCCTAACTACCGCGGAGACATGGTCATCGAGAAGAGATTCATCAGAAATATGTTCATCATCAAGGGCAAGGTCACCAGGAATCAGCTTTAA
- a CDS encoding serine hydrolase domain-containing protein, with product MRRKNFVRLVIICLHTLITFNACAQNHQHNQQILAVSNTVIRNTVLLNNERGIIPLRSLNEKNIASVGLDFSGQPLFDSLANKYAQVTSFTTGNYKNATGLDALEENLKFFNTVIISLPAQRISDSRNRNFIFNVARTKDVVLCLFGGLSSLSLLDSLNAPLIWTDQSTPIAYTLVPQAIFGGIALDKKLNSTLSAKYVAGSGFSTTATRLKYTLPEDAGVNTEDLQEIDDIAMEAIRARATPGMVVLAAKDGKVIFNKAYGSHTYADTVQERVSDIFDIASVTKTTATTPAVMRLFEERRLNLDTNVGAYIPRARTQPMNPVRLREVMLHQAGFIPYIAFHDYVKPSDHSRDSSAAYPTQVADGYYIRQNFFEEMMWPKMLATPLRTRGKYVYSDISMYVMKEIVEQISGSRLDEYVMENFYKPLGMQTAGFSPRKRFDRALIVPTEQDTYFRKTLLHGFVHDQGAALTGGISGHAGLFASANDLAIFYQMLLNKGTYGGAQIFKPETVVLFTAQQANVSRRGLGFDRWDPDKTKNYPSELASPQTFGHTGYTGTCVWVDPSRQLVYIFLSNRVHPAASNKLSTMKIRGRIQDVLNRAVDKSKRTAPSP from the coding sequence ATGAGAAGAAAGAATTTCGTCCGCCTTGTTATCATCTGTTTACACACCCTTATCACCTTCAATGCATGTGCCCAGAACCATCAGCATAACCAACAGATTCTTGCCGTAAGCAACACGGTGATTCGTAATACAGTTTTACTGAATAACGAGCGCGGCATCATTCCACTCAGATCACTAAATGAGAAAAACATTGCGTCGGTAGGCCTGGACTTTTCCGGCCAGCCCCTGTTTGACAGTCTGGCGAACAAGTACGCTCAGGTGACCTCATTTACAACGGGTAATTATAAGAACGCAACCGGCCTCGATGCACTTGAGGAGAACCTTAAGTTTTTTAATACAGTGATCATCAGCCTGCCAGCCCAACGGATCTCCGACAGCAGGAACCGCAACTTTATATTTAACGTAGCAAGAACGAAAGACGTGGTGCTATGTCTTTTTGGGGGACTATCCAGCCTCTCTTTGCTCGACTCGCTTAACGCCCCGCTGATCTGGACAGATCAGAGTACGCCGATTGCTTACACTCTGGTGCCACAAGCGATATTTGGCGGCATTGCGCTTGATAAAAAGCTGAACAGTACTTTGTCGGCCAAATACGTGGCAGGCTCCGGGTTCAGTACAACAGCAACACGTTTAAAGTATACGCTTCCGGAAGACGCCGGTGTCAATACAGAAGACCTGCAGGAAATTGATGATATTGCCATGGAGGCCATCCGGGCGCGTGCGACACCGGGCATGGTAGTTCTTGCGGCAAAAGACGGGAAAGTGATCTTTAATAAAGCTTACGGGAGTCATACTTATGCCGACACGGTCCAGGAAAGGGTCTCCGACATCTTTGACATAGCTTCGGTTACCAAAACTACGGCCACCACACCAGCCGTGATGCGCTTATTTGAAGAGCGCAGGTTAAATCTTGATACCAATGTCGGAGCCTATATTCCGAGGGCCAGAACGCAACCTATGAACCCTGTGCGTTTAAGGGAGGTCATGCTCCATCAGGCAGGCTTTATTCCTTATATCGCTTTTCATGATTATGTGAAGCCTTCCGATCACAGCCGGGATTCAAGTGCAGCCTACCCTACGCAGGTGGCCGACGGTTACTACATCCGGCAAAATTTCTTTGAGGAGATGATGTGGCCCAAAATGCTGGCGACACCGCTGCGCACCCGGGGTAAATATGTATACAGCGACATCAGCATGTACGTTATGAAAGAGATCGTGGAACAGATCAGCGGATCGCGTCTCGATGAATACGTCATGGAGAACTTTTATAAGCCCCTGGGCATGCAGACCGCCGGTTTCTCCCCACGCAAGCGGTTCGACAGGGCCTTGATTGTACCTACTGAGCAGGACACCTATTTCCGGAAAACGCTGTTGCATGGTTTTGTACACGATCAGGGAGCAGCCCTTACCGGAGGGATTTCAGGCCACGCCGGCCTGTTTGCCAGTGCAAATGACCTCGCAATTTTTTACCAGATGCTGCTCAACAAAGGTACCTACGGAGGAGCGCAGATTTTTAAACCCGAGACCGTAGTACTATTCACTGCGCAGCAGGCGAACGTCAGCAGGCGCGGACTGGGCTTCGACCGCTGGGATCCGGACAAGACCAAAAACTATCCGTCTGAACTGGCTTCCCCGCAGACGTTTGGTCATACCGGCTACACGGGTACCTGCGTTTGGGTAGACCCATCGCGGCAACTCGTATACATTTTCCTGTCTAACCGCGTGCACCCTGCAGCAAGCAACAAACTGAGCACCATGAAAATAAGGGGCAGAATACAGGATGTCCTGAACCGGGCGGTCGACAAGTCCAAGCGGACTGCACCATCGCCTTAA
- the mutL gene encoding DNA mismatch repair endonuclease MutL: MSDIIKLLPDSIANQIAAGEVVQRPASAVKELLENAIDAGASKIQLIIKDAGKALIQVIDNGCGMSVTDARMCFERHATSKVRKAEDLFAIRTMGFRGEAMASIAAIAQVEMRTRRHEDEIGTLVEIEGSSVTRQEPVATPAGTSICVKNLFFNTPARRNFLKSNAAEMRHIVDEFQRIAMSNSGIAFSLHHDGAEIYRLPASSLKQRIVHLLGNNYNERLIPVEEETTIINLKGFIGKPQFAKKTRGEQFFFVNNRFIKDAYLNHAVNKAYEDLLPEENFPLYVLFIDIDPANIDVNVHPTKTEIKYLDEKSIYAILHSAVKRSLGRFNISPTIDFDQETGFSNMITPLPPEEIVPPSISFNPDFNPFANEPGQVRNSSYSSMPKPYSNGRGGGSSSVASWGALYEVATESRYDQTELNLPGSGGEEELAPVQKQFMQLHNRYIVSQIKSGVMLIDQQAAHERILYERFQRHLEDRKGASQQSLFPQTVTLSAGDYELARSLLDDIKSLGFEVREFGKNTLVIEGIPVDLGSVNINETQLFEQLIEGFKNSQQELKLDRRGALARSMAKNSAIKSGTALSQPEMNTLIEELFGCSAPNISLSGKPVIHTISLAELDKRFEK; the protein is encoded by the coding sequence ATGTCAGATATCATAAAGCTTTTACCCGATAGTATTGCCAATCAGATAGCAGCAGGAGAGGTGGTTCAGCGACCGGCATCGGCGGTAAAGGAACTTTTAGAGAACGCGATAGATGCGGGGGCGAGTAAGATACAGCTGATCATCAAAGACGCAGGGAAAGCCCTGATCCAGGTTATAGATAACGGCTGCGGTATGAGTGTAACCGATGCCCGCATGTGTTTCGAGCGTCATGCTACTTCCAAAGTTCGCAAGGCGGAAGATCTTTTTGCAATCCGTACCATGGGTTTTCGTGGAGAGGCGATGGCCTCTATTGCAGCAATTGCCCAGGTAGAAATGAGAACGCGAAGACATGAAGATGAGATCGGCACGCTGGTCGAGATCGAAGGCTCTTCGGTTACCCGTCAGGAGCCTGTAGCCACCCCTGCAGGCACAAGCATATGTGTAAAAAATCTCTTCTTCAATACCCCTGCGCGCCGAAACTTCCTGAAAAGCAATGCTGCTGAGATGCGCCATATTGTCGACGAGTTTCAGCGTATTGCCATGTCAAATTCGGGCATAGCTTTCAGCCTGCATCACGATGGCGCCGAGATTTACCGGCTGCCGGCATCGTCGTTGAAACAGCGCATCGTACACCTGCTGGGCAATAATTATAACGAAAGACTTATTCCGGTTGAGGAGGAAACGACGATCATCAACCTGAAGGGTTTTATCGGCAAACCGCAGTTTGCCAAAAAAACCAGGGGCGAACAGTTTTTCTTCGTGAACAACCGTTTTATTAAAGATGCTTATCTGAACCATGCCGTAAACAAGGCCTATGAAGATTTGCTTCCTGAAGAGAACTTTCCCTTATATGTGCTTTTTATTGATATAGATCCCGCCAATATAGATGTCAATGTGCATCCTACAAAAACCGAGATCAAGTATCTCGACGAAAAATCGATCTATGCTATCCTGCATTCGGCGGTAAAACGCTCACTGGGAAGGTTCAACATCAGTCCGACTATAGATTTCGATCAGGAAACCGGTTTCAGCAATATGATTACCCCGCTGCCGCCTGAAGAGATTGTGCCGCCCAGCATTAGCTTTAATCCGGATTTCAATCCCTTTGCCAATGAGCCGGGCCAGGTGAGGAATTCGAGCTATTCAAGCATGCCCAAGCCCTACTCCAATGGTCGCGGAGGCGGTTCCAGCAGTGTTGCGTCCTGGGGCGCTCTATATGAGGTTGCCACGGAGTCGCGGTATGACCAAACGGAACTAAACTTGCCGGGTTCTGGAGGTGAAGAAGAATTAGCCCCCGTACAGAAGCAATTTATGCAGCTGCACAACCGGTATATCGTCTCGCAGATTAAGTCGGGTGTTATGCTTATCGATCAGCAGGCGGCGCATGAACGGATTTTGTATGAACGTTTTCAGCGCCATCTTGAGGACCGCAAAGGCGCCTCACAGCAAAGTCTCTTTCCGCAAACGGTTACCTTAAGTGCGGGCGACTATGAGTTGGCCAGGAGTTTGCTTGATGACATCAAAAGCCTGGGTTTTGAGGTGCGCGAGTTTGGTAAGAACACCCTGGTCATAGAGGGTATACCGGTCGACCTGGGCAGCGTAAATATCAACGAAACGCAGCTTTTCGAGCAGTTGATAGAAGGATTCAAGAATTCGCAGCAGGAGCTTAAGCTCGACAGGCGGGGAGCGCTTGCAAGGAGCATGGCAAAGAACAGCGCCATAAAGAGCGGAACTGCATTAAGTCAGCCTGAAATGAATACGCTGATAGAGGAGTTGTTTGGATGTTCCGCACCCAATATTAGTTTGAGCGGGAAACCCGTGATACATACCATCAGCCTTGCTGAACTTGACAAAAGATTTGAGAAATAA
- a CDS encoding rhomboid family intramembrane serine protease, translating into MNNLYIPPVVKNLLIINVLFFAAKYVFSNIGVDLSEHLGAFYFDSPFFRVWQLVTYMFMHGDMSHIFFNMFALFMFGGVLEQRWGQKRFLNFYLITGLGAVALQMGVQAVEVYELTGSVMGIPITDLTREGGYLQGNINVPGITRDQGTTLLGIYGAPMVGASGAIFGLLVAFGMLFPNTRMFVLFIPVPIKAKYLIPVYILLEMSLGVAKIPGDSVAHYAHLGGALLGFILVKLWKDKNNDRFYNYYE; encoded by the coding sequence ATGAATAACTTATATATACCTCCTGTAGTAAAAAACCTGCTGATCATCAATGTGCTGTTCTTTGCGGCTAAGTATGTATTCAGTAATATCGGTGTAGATCTTTCGGAGCACCTTGGCGCTTTTTATTTTGATTCTCCGTTTTTCAGGGTATGGCAGCTGGTTACTTACATGTTCATGCATGGCGACATGTCGCATATCTTTTTCAATATGTTTGCGCTGTTTATGTTTGGCGGTGTGCTGGAGCAGCGCTGGGGGCAGAAGCGTTTCCTGAACTTTTATCTGATTACTGGTCTGGGTGCCGTGGCCCTGCAAATGGGTGTACAGGCTGTAGAAGTTTATGAACTGACCGGATCCGTCATGGGAATTCCTATTACCGACCTCACACGTGAGGGAGGCTATCTTCAGGGCAATATCAATGTGCCCGGAATCACCCGCGACCAGGGTACCACATTGCTCGGCATTTATGGCGCGCCTATGGTAGGTGCTTCAGGCGCTATATTCGGTTTACTGGTAGCCTTTGGCATGCTTTTTCCAAACACCCGCATGTTTGTGCTGTTTATACCTGTGCCCATCAAAGCGAAATATCTGATACCCGTTTATATCCTCCTGGAAATGAGTTTGGGTGTTGCCAAGATACCGGGCGACTCGGTTGCGCACTATGCGCACCTTGGGGGCGCTTTGCTTGGATTCATCCTGGTCAAACTTTGGAAGGACAAAAACAACGACAGGTTTTATAACTACTATGAATAG
- a CDS encoding rhomboid family intramembrane serine protease, with protein MNSFFRDISYKVFKSGDPVYLYIGINAFIFIAMGLVSVILFLSGQQAGFQDQVFTYVGFPADLNKLPFRFYTLLTYQFFHEGLLHILFNMLWLFWMGRIFLDFLKARQFHFVYLGGGFAGALVYLLAFNIFPVFMGSVSNGFVIGSSAAVMAIIVGTATLLPDYSMRLLLFGDVKLKYLAAGYVVLDMISLASANAGGSFAHLGGGLFGFVFIRMLRAGTDWSSMFKRKPKLRVVHKDANVRSQKSQTQEVDQRQIDAILDKISQSGYDKLSKEEKEILFKASKH; from the coding sequence ATGAATAGTTTTTTTAGAGATATCAGCTACAAGGTTTTTAAGTCAGGAGATCCGGTATACCTATATATCGGCATCAATGCCTTTATTTTCATAGCCATGGGCCTGGTCAGCGTTATCCTGTTCTTGTCGGGGCAGCAGGCCGGCTTTCAGGATCAGGTGTTTACATATGTAGGCTTCCCTGCCGACCTGAACAAGCTGCCGTTCCGCTTCTATACTTTGCTTACCTACCAGTTTTTTCACGAAGGCCTGCTCCACATCCTGTTCAACATGCTATGGCTTTTCTGGATGGGACGCATTTTTCTCGATTTTCTTAAAGCCAGGCAATTTCATTTTGTCTACCTGGGCGGAGGTTTCGCAGGCGCGTTGGTGTACCTGCTTGCTTTTAATATTTTCCCGGTGTTTATGGGTAGCGTGTCTAACGGATTCGTTATCGGCTCTTCAGCGGCAGTGATGGCAATTATCGTTGGAACTGCGACGCTATTGCCCGATTATAGTATGCGTCTTCTGCTTTTTGGCGACGTAAAACTGAAATATCTGGCCGCAGGATATGTGGTGCTCGACATGATCAGTCTGGCTTCGGCAAATGCTGGCGGCAGCTTTGCCCACCTCGGCGGCGGCCTTTTCGGCTTTGTCTTTATACGCATGCTTAGGGCGGGTACCGACTGGAGCAGCATGTTCAAGCGCAAACCCAAACTTCGTGTAGTACATAAAGATGCCAACGTACGATCGCAAAAAAGTCAGACCCAGGAGGTGGACCAAAGACAAATAGACGCTATCTTAGATAAAATTTCTCAATCGGGATACGACAAACTGAGCAAAGAAGAAAAGGAGATCCTGTTTAAAGCAAGTAAGCATTAA
- a CDS encoding endonuclease/exonuclease/phosphatase family protein has protein sequence MKRRRTSKTTFFDRLMQLLALGLAIALILGFTAGRFDPREYPYIAFFGLAYPFVLLLNILMLVWWTIRSKLILAGSTLVLILIGWQALNASVGIFGEAGEGAKGDSSHIRMMTYNVHSFSPYGEKAIESAKEQMLDVIEQENPDIICFQEYFTRRKGPFDITDSLKRLLQTSHYYFVPTSENSYEGTGLAIFSKYPIKDKGHIVFGENHSGNTSIYADLDIGSQVVRVYNVHLQSISFREQDYAYIDEVKKKMNANLTPSRRILGLLKRAFIKRSHQVDVMKAHMETCQTPLIIAGDFNDTPASYAVTQLTRSLNNTFMEKGTGLGRTYNGKFPNFQIDYIAASKALEVVNYRIIPAKLSDHFPVRSDLKLNP, from the coding sequence ATGAAGAGAAGAAGAACGTCTAAAACAACATTTTTCGACAGATTGATGCAGCTGCTTGCGCTTGGGCTGGCTATTGCGCTGATACTTGGCTTCACAGCAGGCAGATTTGATCCGCGTGAATATCCTTATATCGCTTTTTTTGGCCTGGCATACCCGTTTGTGCTGCTCCTGAATATATTGATGCTGGTTTGGTGGACGATACGGAGTAAGCTAATTTTAGCGGGCTCTACGCTGGTCCTGATCCTGATCGGCTGGCAGGCCTTAAACGCCAGTGTAGGTATTTTTGGCGAGGCTGGGGAAGGCGCTAAAGGCGACAGCTCGCACATCCGTATGATGACTTACAACGTGCACAGCTTCAGTCCCTACGGCGAAAAAGCGATCGAATCCGCAAAAGAACAGATGCTTGATGTCATAGAGCAGGAGAACCCGGATATCATCTGTTTCCAGGAATACTTCACACGAAGGAAGGGGCCGTTCGACATTACCGACAGTTTGAAAAGGTTGCTGCAAACCTCACATTACTATTTCGTGCCTACATCGGAAAACAGCTATGAGGGCACCGGTCTGGCTATTTTCTCCAAGTATCCTATCAAAGACAAGGGCCATATCGTTTTTGGGGAGAACCATAGTGGCAACACAAGCATTTATGCGGATCTGGATATCGGGAGCCAGGTTGTACGCGTGTACAACGTACACCTGCAGTCTATCTCTTTCCGCGAGCAGGATTATGCTTATATAGACGAAGTCAAAAAAAAGATGAACGCCAACCTGACACCGTCCAGGCGGATACTAGGCTTGCTTAAACGCGCCTTTATTAAACGCAGTCATCAGGTCGACGTCATGAAAGCCCATATGGAAACCTGCCAGACTCCTTTAATTATTGCAGGTGATTTTAATGATACCCCTGCCTCCTATGCAGTTACACAGCTTACCAGGTCGCTCAACAATACATTCATGGAAAAGGGTACCGGTCTGGGCCGCACCTACAACGGCAAATTCCCGAACTTTCAGATCGACTATATCGCTGCCAGCAAAGCGTTGGAAGTTGTCAACTACCGTATCATACCAGCTAAATTATCAGATCACTTCCCCGTTCGGAGCGACCTGAAGTTAAACCCCTAA
- the cysS gene encoding cysteine--tRNA ligase, which yields MNTGLHLYNTLTRQKEPFQPLNPPNVGMYVCGPTVYSDVHLGNCRTFISFDLIYRYLKYSGYKVRYVRNITDAGHLEGDRDEGDDKFAKRAKLEQLEPMEIVQKYTIGFHDVMRMFNTLPPSIEPTATGHILEQIEMIKEIMGNGYAYEVNGTVYFDVEKYSREYNYTILTNRNLEDMLANTRELGGQDEKRGRLDFALWIKAKPETIMRWPSPWGVGFPGWHIECSAMSAKYLGEEFDIHGGGMDLAATHHTNEIAQSEACSHKQPARYWMHTNMLTVNGTRMSKSAGNGFLPLELFTGSHPLLKKGFSPMTVKFFMLQAHYRSTLDFSNEALEASEKGFRRLMNAVGLLPKLKASEHSDFEIGPIAENCVKAMDDDINSPVVIAELFEAVRIINVIHDGKGTINAEELGKLKKLMHDFVFEVFGLKDEDASNVELNAVLDLVIDIRRSAKENKDYATSDKIRVGLQEMGIQLKDSKEGTTWSKA from the coding sequence ATGAACACAGGCTTGCATCTATATAATACGCTTACCCGTCAGAAAGAACCTTTCCAGCCGCTGAATCCGCCCAATGTGGGCATGTATGTTTGCGGTCCGACTGTTTACAGCGATGTGCATCTCGGCAATTGCCGCACCTTTATCTCCTTCGACCTGATTTACAGGTACCTGAAATACAGCGGATATAAGGTCAGGTACGTCCGCAACATCACCGATGCAGGTCACCTGGAAGGCGACCGCGACGAGGGGGATGACAAGTTTGCAAAAAGGGCCAAACTCGAACAGCTTGAGCCCATGGAGATCGTTCAGAAGTACACCATAGGATTTCACGATGTAATGCGGATGTTCAATACACTGCCGCCAAGCATAGAGCCTACGGCCACCGGGCATATCCTCGAGCAGATTGAAATGATCAAGGAGATCATGGGCAACGGCTACGCCTATGAGGTGAACGGAACGGTGTACTTTGATGTTGAGAAATACAGCAGGGAGTATAACTACACCATCCTGACCAACAGGAACCTGGAAGACATGCTTGCCAATACACGTGAGCTTGGCGGACAGGACGAGAAACGCGGGCGACTTGATTTCGCACTATGGATCAAGGCTAAGCCGGAAACCATCATGCGCTGGCCTTCGCCATGGGGTGTAGGTTTCCCGGGATGGCATATTGAGTGCTCGGCCATGAGTGCCAAATATCTGGGTGAGGAGTTTGATATCCACGGCGGCGGTATGGACCTGGCTGCTACACATCATACCAACGAGATCGCACAGAGCGAAGCCTGCAGTCATAAACAGCCGGCGAGATATTGGATGCATACCAATATGCTCACTGTAAACGGGACACGCATGTCCAAATCTGCCGGCAACGGTTTCTTACCGCTGGAGCTTTTTACAGGCAGTCACCCTTTGCTAAAAAAAGGTTTCAGTCCGATGACGGTGAAGTTCTTTATGCTTCAGGCGCACTATCGGAGCACGCTTGATTTTTCTAACGAAGCCCTGGAAGCTTCGGAAAAAGGATTCCGCAGGTTAATGAACGCTGTAGGTCTGCTGCCTAAGCTTAAGGCCTCGGAACATAGTGATTTTGAGATCGGTCCTATTGCGGAGAACTGCGTGAAGGCGATGGACGACGATATCAACAGTCCGGTGGTGATAGCTGAGTTATTTGAAGCTGTGCGTATCATTAATGTTATCCACGATGGTAAGGGCACGATAAATGCAGAAGAGCTGGGTAAACTGAAAAAGCTGATGCATGACTTTGTGTTTGAGGTATTTGGCCTTAAGGATGAGGACGCATCTAACGTTGAACTGAATGCTGTACTGGATCTGGTTATTGATATACGCAGAAGTGCCAAGGAGAATAAGGACTACGCCACATCCGATAAAATACGTGTTGGGTTGCAGGAAATGGGCATACAGCTAAAAGACAGTAAAGAAGGGACAACCTGGAGTAAAGCATAA
- a CDS encoding DUF4440 domain-containing protein — MNKLFCTVIAASVTLGAFAQKSDGTTKSLVKAETDFAEKLAKTGARTAYNTYANSKTLVFRPNPVSASTYYATQDNSKDISWNPVYARVSRSGDWGFTTGPYVDQGQETSYGQYLSVWKASDNKWQLFLDAGVPHNKPLNKVNTSFPEPKDHYKPQFLNDKQREAGLNIITTTETTLNATLKSYGVAAFSGFINPDVRILFPGYEPIIGKDKALAFFNSMFSKVTLKTTGADKADGGDLACTYGLVAVDYKADLRESFNYIFVYERQADHNWNLIAMVFAPAER; from the coding sequence ATGAACAAACTATTTTGTACTGTAATTGCAGCATCTGTAACACTTGGCGCTTTTGCGCAGAAATCTGATGGTACAACCAAGTCGTTGGTGAAAGCCGAAACGGACTTTGCAGAGAAACTCGCCAAGACCGGCGCCAGGACTGCTTACAATACTTATGCAAATAGCAAGACGCTGGTTTTTCGTCCCAACCCGGTGAGCGCTTCCACGTACTATGCAACCCAGGACAACAGCAAAGACATCAGCTGGAACCCTGTTTATGCGCGTGTGTCGCGGAGCGGCGACTGGGGCTTCACTACCGGACCATATGTGGATCAGGGTCAGGAGACAAGCTATGGCCAATATCTTTCGGTCTGGAAAGCCTCAGATAATAAATGGCAGCTTTTTCTGGATGCAGGGGTTCCGCACAACAAGCCGCTGAACAAAGTGAACACGTCATTCCCTGAGCCAAAGGATCACTATAAGCCCCAGTTCCTGAACGATAAACAACGGGAAGCTGGTTTAAATATCATTACCACAACCGAAACAACGTTAAACGCGACGCTCAAATCTTACGGCGTAGCAGCATTTTCAGGTTTTATTAACCCTGATGTAAGGATTCTGTTCCCAGGTTATGAGCCGATCATCGGGAAAGACAAGGCGCTGGCTTTCTTTAACAGCATGTTTTCTAAAGTTACGCTGAAAACTACCGGCGCCGATAAAGCCGACGGGGGCGACCTGGCCTGTACGTACGGACTGGTGGCGGTCGACTATAAGGCTGATCTCCGTGAGAGTTTCAATTACATTTTTGTATACGAACGTCAGGCCGATCATAACTGGAACCTGATTGCTATGGTGTTCGCTCCGGCAGAACGCTAG